In Castanea sativa cultivar Marrone di Chiusa Pesio chromosome 6, ASM4071231v1, a single window of DNA contains:
- the LOC142641537 gene encoding protein yippee-like At4g27745 has protein sequence MKDLGGPRLYSCFRCRNNVSRHDDIVSKDFQSGNNRAFLFSHAMNIVEGPKEDRNLITGLHTVADVFCSDCGELLGWKYLRAYEESQKYKEGKIILEKFKIIKDSW, from the exons atgaaggacttgggtgggCCAAGATTGTACAGCTGCTTTAGGTGCCGCAATAATGTGTCCCGACACGATGATATCGTTTCTAAAGATTTTCAG tcGGGCAACAACAGAGCCTTTCTGTTCTCCCATGCGATGAACATTGTGGAAGGGCCTAAAGAGGATCGGAACCTCATTACAGGTCTTCACACGGTTGCTGATGTATTTTGCTCGGATTGCGGGGAATTGTTGGGTTGGAAATATTTACGAGCTTATGAGGAATCCCAGAAGTACAAAGAAGGGAAAATCATACTTGAAAAGTTTAAGATCATCAAGGATAGTTGGTAG